In one Sphingomonas sp. S1-29 genomic region, the following are encoded:
- a CDS encoding type III polyketide synthase, translated as MQRVDACLNAVATAVPTHDIHAAFIDWAQRRMPERRDAILFRRMADRAGIRHRWSVLPPTAAGGSPVASDGFYGGSRLPGTAERMESYAETAPILGIAAIEALRERADLSGITHFVVASCTGFVAPGIDQIIARAIGLPPSTERLLVGFMGCYAAVAALRSARHIVRSQPEARVLVLCVELSTLHLSDTVELEPLLAMLQFGDGAAAALVSADPQGLAIDSPFATTLPDSDQLIRWNITDQGFVMHLSGEVPGRIAAGLADPDFVATLTGGRDPQAIDAWAVHAGGRSILDSVERSLSLPQGALADSRDVLESFGNMSSATLMFVLERTLQRRVEHGVALAFGPGLAAEGFAFRSVG; from the coding sequence GTGCAGCGAGTCGACGCCTGTTTGAATGCCGTCGCTACCGCGGTGCCGACCCACGATATCCATGCGGCCTTCATCGATTGGGCGCAGCGGCGGATGCCCGAGCGGCGCGATGCGATCCTGTTCCGCCGGATGGCCGACCGCGCAGGGATCCGCCATCGCTGGTCGGTGCTGCCCCCCACTGCCGCAGGCGGGTCGCCCGTCGCCTCGGACGGCTTCTATGGCGGCAGCCGCCTGCCCGGCACCGCCGAGCGGATGGAATCCTACGCCGAGACCGCACCGATCCTCGGCATCGCGGCGATCGAGGCGCTGCGCGAGCGCGCCGACCTGTCGGGGATCACCCATTTCGTCGTCGCCAGCTGCACCGGCTTCGTCGCGCCGGGGATCGACCAGATCATCGCGCGCGCGATCGGCCTGCCGCCCAGCACCGAACGCCTGCTGGTGGGGTTCATGGGCTGCTATGCCGCGGTCGCCGCGCTGCGCAGCGCACGACATATCGTCCGCTCGCAGCCCGAGGCGCGCGTGCTCGTCTTGTGCGTCGAACTCTCGACGCTGCACCTGTCCGACACCGTCGAGCTCGAACCGCTGCTCGCGATGCTCCAATTCGGCGATGGTGCCGCCGCGGCGTTGGTCAGCGCCGACCCGCAGGGCCTCGCGATCGATTCGCCCTTCGCCACCACCCTGCCCGACAGCGACCAACTGATCCGCTGGAACATCACCGATCAGGGCTTCGTGATGCATTTGTCGGGCGAAGTCCCCGGCCGGATCGCGGCGGGGCTCGCCGATCCCGATTTCGTCGCGACGCTCACCGGCGGGCGTGACCCGCAGGCGATCGATGCCTGGGCGGTGCATGCCGGCGGACGATCGATTCTCGATTCGGTCGAGCGCTCGCTTTCCCTGCCGCAGGGCGCGCTCGCCGACTCGCGCGACGTGCTCGAATCCTTCGGCAACATGTCGTCGGCGACCTTGATGTTCGTGCTCGAACGCACGCTCCAGCGCCGCGTCGAGCATGGCGTCGCGCTAGCCTTCGGCCCCGGCCTCGCCGCCGAGGGGTTCGCGTTCCGGAGCGTCGGATGA
- a CDS encoding class I SAM-dependent methyltransferase — translation MTPVTTTPSSRAARRSDATPSPWGMFLRGFIKHPVMVGSIMPSSKRLMDRMLDRVDWSATKLFVEYGPGTGNFCQAVLDRLAPDATLLAIDTNIDFVRYLRQTIRDPRFVVVHGSAADVRQIIADHGHAHADYVLSGLPFSTLPPGVGDAIGLATRDVVRPGGAFLVYQFSTKCRDFFDAHFGRIDHEMEWWNVPPAQLYWAWADDAPCEVELAA, via the coding sequence ATGACCCCTGTAACGACGACGCCTTCCAGTCGCGCCGCCCGACGTTCGGATGCGACCCCCTCGCCCTGGGGCATGTTCCTGCGCGGTTTCATCAAGCACCCGGTGATGGTCGGTTCGATCATGCCGTCGTCGAAGCGGCTGATGGATCGCATGCTCGATCGCGTCGACTGGTCGGCGACCAAATTGTTCGTCGAATATGGCCCCGGGACCGGCAATTTCTGCCAGGCGGTGCTCGATCGGCTTGCCCCCGACGCAACCTTGCTGGCGATCGACACCAATATCGATTTCGTCCGCTATCTGCGCCAGACGATCCGCGATCCGCGCTTCGTCGTTGTCCATGGCTCAGCCGCCGACGTCCGCCAGATCATCGCCGATCACGGCCATGCGCACGCCGATTACGTGCTCTCGGGCCTGCCCTTCTCGACATTGCCGCCGGGCGTCGGCGACGCGATCGGGCTGGCGACGCGCGACGTGGTGCGGCCGGGCGGCGCTTTCCTGGTCTATCAATTCTCCACCAAGTGCCGCGATTTCTTCGATGCGCATTTCGGCCGTATCGACCACGAGATGGAATGGTGGAACGTACCGCCAGCCCAATTGTATTGGGCATGGGCCGACGATGCGCCGTGCGAGGTCGAACTCGCCGCATAA
- a CDS encoding MFS transporter, whose translation MVMLTIAAGNTALQSVLPALGRSLGVADSAVAAAFSVSALLWVIAAPFWANRSDRRGRRAMVLLGLFGFTLSLFVCAIFLMAGINGWIAPTAAFAAFVGGRMIYGSLGAAAPPAVQAMVAGQTTREERTKALALLGSAFGLGTILGPAIGPYLVLGSIGAVEVGLSGPAYLFGLFGLAMTIIVWRLLPDDRSPSDTHGAAQSYPSIGGQSSGAAITAATQSRAEPVGFFDPRIRAWMIIGLVMGHAQAMTGQAIGFLVIDRLGVPPIEALGATGIVLMIGAGASLLVQWGFIPLLKLRPAALILAGCIFAALGCVAVGSAVSLYGIAMGFGLASMGFGFLRPGFTAGASLAVGPAAQGSVAGKVTSVNGAAFVLGPSIGVGLYELWHPLPYLVAAGALVVLLGYAWVALRRG comes from the coding sequence ATGGTGATGCTCACCATCGCAGCGGGGAATACCGCGCTGCAATCGGTGCTGCCCGCGCTCGGTCGATCGTTGGGGGTCGCCGACAGCGCGGTGGCGGCGGCGTTTTCGGTGTCGGCGTTGCTGTGGGTGATCGCCGCCCCATTCTGGGCCAACCGGTCGGATCGACGCGGGCGGCGGGCGATGGTGCTGTTGGGGCTCTTCGGCTTCACGCTGTCGCTGTTCGTTTGCGCGATCTTCCTGATGGCGGGGATCAACGGGTGGATCGCGCCGACCGCCGCCTTCGCCGCGTTCGTCGGCGGGCGGATGATCTATGGCAGCCTGGGCGCGGCGGCACCGCCCGCCGTCCAGGCGATGGTGGCGGGGCAGACGACGCGCGAGGAGCGGACCAAGGCGCTGGCGCTGCTGGGGTCGGCATTCGGGCTGGGGACGATCCTGGGGCCGGCGATCGGGCCGTATCTGGTGCTGGGCAGCATCGGCGCGGTCGAGGTCGGGCTGTCGGGACCCGCCTATCTGTTCGGGCTGTTCGGGCTGGCGATGACGATCATCGTATGGCGGCTGCTGCCCGACGACCGATCGCCGTCGGACACGCATGGCGCGGCGCAGAGCTATCCCTCGATCGGCGGGCAATCCTCGGGCGCGGCGATCACCGCGGCGACGCAATCGCGCGCCGAGCCGGTGGGGTTCTTCGACCCGCGGATTCGCGCCTGGATGATCATCGGGCTGGTGATGGGGCATGCGCAGGCGATGACGGGGCAGGCGATCGGATTCCTGGTGATCGACCGGCTGGGGGTGCCGCCGATCGAGGCGCTGGGCGCGACCGGCATCGTGCTGATGATCGGCGCGGGGGCGTCGCTGCTGGTGCAATGGGGGTTCATCCCGCTGCTGAAGCTGCGGCCCGCGGCGCTGATCCTGGCGGGGTGCATCTTCGCCGCGCTCGGCTGCGTCGCGGTGGGGAGCGCGGTGTCGCTGTACGGGATCGCGATGGGGTTCGGGCTGGCGTCGATGGGATTCGGGTTTTTGCGGCCGGGATTCACCGCGGGGGCGTCGCTGGCGGTGGGGCCGGCGGCGCAGGGCTCGGTCGCGGGCAAGGTGACGTCGGTGAACGGCGCGGCGTTCGTGCTGGGGCCGTCGATCGGGGTGGGGCTGTACGAGCTGTGGCACCCGCTGCCGTATCTGGTGGCGGCGGGGGCGCTAGTGGTGTTGCTGGGCTATGCCTGGGTGGCGTTGCGGCGGGGATGA
- a CDS encoding CDC48 family AAA ATPase — protein MADQDDSPVRKLQVASARAEDSGRGVAHLPRAFMTALALQEGDVIEIVGKRTTPARAVLPYAEDEGLEILRLDGLQRANAGVGSGDFVEVRKVESKPATRVVLAPASQHLRLQGSATALKRTFLNRPLCQGDTVSTVGQQRVANIPPNVAQHLRAPAYALQEIRLAVISTVPRGVVHIAEGTEIELRTDYEEPKDARRADVTYDDIGGMTATIDQLREMVELPLRYPELFQRLGVDPPKGVLLHGPPGTGKTRLARAVANESDAEFFLINGPEIMGSAYGESEKRLREVFEEATRSAPSIVFIDEVDSIAPRRDRVQGEAEKRLVAQLLTLMDGLEARANLVVIAATNRPEAIDEALRRPGRFDREIIVGVPDERGRREILGIHTRGMPLAEDVDLDELSRTTYGFVGADLAALTREAAIDAVRRIMPQLNLGDQTIPAEVLDTLSVKRSDFIEALKRVQPSAMREVMVQVPQVRWSDIGGIDAAQERLREGVELPMREPAAFRRMGIRAARGFLLYGPPGTGKTLLAKAVARESQANFIATKSSDLLSKWYGESEQQITKLFARARQVAPCVIFIDELDSLVPARGSGAGEPQVTERVVNTILAEMDGLEELQSVVVIGATNRPNLIDPALLRPGRFDELVYVAVPNAAGRKRILEIQTEKMPLADDVDLASIADRAERFTGADLEDIVRRAGLMALRESLASTQVSMRHFEAALGESRATVTPEMEQEYEQMASRLKQDSVALQPIGFIAPGMVQGRGPKG, from the coding sequence ATGGCCGACCAAGACGACAGCCCTGTGCGCAAGCTGCAAGTCGCGAGCGCGCGCGCCGAGGATAGCGGCCGCGGCGTCGCGCACCTGCCGCGCGCCTTCATGACTGCGCTGGCGCTGCAGGAAGGCGACGTGATCGAGATCGTCGGCAAGCGCACCACGCCCGCACGCGCGGTGCTGCCCTATGCCGAGGACGAAGGGCTCGAAATTCTGCGGCTAGACGGCCTGCAGCGCGCCAATGCCGGCGTCGGCTCGGGCGATTTCGTCGAGGTGCGCAAGGTCGAATCGAAGCCCGCGACTCGCGTCGTGCTGGCGCCTGCCTCGCAGCATCTGCGCCTCCAGGGGTCGGCGACCGCGCTCAAGCGCACTTTCCTCAACCGGCCGCTCTGCCAGGGCGACACCGTCTCGACCGTCGGCCAGCAGCGGGTCGCCAACATCCCGCCCAACGTCGCGCAGCATCTGCGCGCGCCCGCTTATGCGCTGCAGGAGATTCGCCTGGCGGTGATCTCGACCGTCCCGCGCGGCGTCGTCCATATCGCCGAGGGCACCGAGATCGAGCTCCGCACCGATTACGAAGAGCCCAAGGACGCGCGCCGCGCCGACGTCACCTATGACGATATCGGCGGGATGACCGCGACGATCGACCAATTGCGCGAGATGGTCGAATTGCCGCTGCGCTACCCTGAATTGTTCCAGCGGCTTGGCGTCGATCCGCCCAAGGGGGTGCTGCTGCACGGCCCCCCCGGCACCGGCAAGACCCGCCTTGCGCGTGCGGTCGCCAACGAATCCGACGCCGAATTCTTCCTGATCAACGGCCCCGAAATCATGGGCTCGGCCTATGGCGAGTCCGAAAAGCGGCTGCGCGAGGTGTTCGAGGAAGCGACTCGCTCGGCGCCCTCGATCGTCTTCATCGACGAGGTCGATTCGATCGCCCCGCGCCGCGACCGCGTCCAGGGCGAGGCCGAGAAGCGCCTCGTCGCGCAATTGCTGACGCTGATGGACGGGCTCGAGGCGCGCGCCAACCTGGTCGTCATCGCCGCCACCAACCGGCCCGAGGCGATCGACGAGGCGCTGCGGCGTCCCGGTCGCTTCGATCGCGAGATCATTGTCGGCGTCCCCGACGAGCGCGGCCGGCGCGAGATCCTGGGCATCCACACCCGCGGCATGCCGCTCGCCGAAGACGTCGATCTCGACGAGCTGTCACGCACCACCTACGGCTTCGTCGGTGCCGACCTCGCCGCGCTTACCCGCGAGGCGGCGATCGATGCGGTGCGGCGGATCATGCCGCAGCTCAACCTTGGCGATCAGACGATCCCCGCCGAGGTGCTCGACACGCTGTCGGTGAAGCGCAGCGACTTCATCGAGGCGCTCAAGCGCGTCCAGCCCTCGGCGATGCGCGAGGTGATGGTCCAGGTGCCGCAGGTCCGCTGGAGCGACATCGGCGGAATCGATGCCGCGCAAGAGCGGCTGCGCGAAGGCGTCGAGCTGCCGATGCGCGAACCCGCCGCCTTCCGCCGGATGGGCATCCGCGCCGCGCGCGGCTTCCTGCTCTATGGCCCGCCGGGGACCGGCAAGACGCTGCTCGCCAAGGCAGTGGCACGCGAATCGCAGGCCAATTTCATCGCCACCAAGTCGAGCGACCTGCTGAGCAAATGGTATGGCGAAAGCGAGCAGCAGATCACCAAGCTGTTCGCACGCGCACGCCAGGTCGCACCCTGCGTGATCTTCATCGACGAGCTCGATTCGCTGGTGCCCGCACGCGGCAGCGGCGCAGGCGAGCCGCAGGTGACCGAACGCGTGGTCAACACCATCCTCGCCGAGATGGACGGGCTCGAGGAGCTGCAATCGGTGGTGGTGATCGGCGCGACCAACCGCCCCAACCTGATCGACCCCGCGCTGTTGCGCCCCGGCCGGTTCGACGAACTGGTCTATGTCGCCGTCCCCAATGCCGCGGGGCGCAAGCGGATTCTCGAGATCCAGACCGAGAAGATGCCGCTGGCGGACGATGTCGACCTCGCATCGATCGCCGATCGCGCCGAGCGCTTCACCGGCGCCGACCTCGAGGACATCGTCCGCCGCGCCGGCCTGATGGCGCTACGCGAATCGCTCGCCAGCACGCAGGTGAGCATGCGCCATTTCGAAGCCGCGCTCGGCGAGTCGCGCGCCACCGTGACCCCCGAAATGGAGCAGGAATATGAGCAGATGGCCTCGCGGCTGAAGCAGGATTCGGTCGCGCTGCAACCGATCGGCTTCATCGCCCCCGGCATGGTCCAAGGCCGAGGACCCAAGGGCTAA
- a CDS encoding LysR substrate-binding domain-containing protein — MRRLPPLSAIEAFVQVARLGSIKAAAVELALSSPALSRRVQALERFIGKPLFERRHQAILLNAEGERLLAQIAPALDAMSDAVESMSHSAELLRLRLGVLPLYASQRLMPRLGELRRAHPQLHIDVDTGGRREARLGDTLDAAIILAQEVDPALYARRLDRNRVYVIGAKALVEGANPITTPEQLGGLTALVHRDMPDTFVEWRRSAGLPALEPLAVDHFDSGPLMLEAAAQGLGVAFMLEMHYEGARDPRLVRLFEPVASDYSYWFVCRPRALTTRPVKIFHDWLVEVMGPEPGI; from the coding sequence ATGCGGCGCCTCCCCCCCCTTTCGGCCATCGAAGCGTTCGTCCAGGTGGCGCGGCTGGGATCGATCAAGGCCGCCGCGGTCGAGCTGGCCTTGTCGTCACCCGCGCTGAGCCGGCGGGTGCAGGCGCTCGAGCGCTTCATCGGCAAGCCGTTGTTCGAGCGCCGCCACCAGGCGATCCTGCTCAATGCCGAGGGCGAGCGGCTGCTGGCGCAGATCGCGCCCGCGCTCGATGCGATGAGCGACGCGGTCGAATCGATGAGCCACAGCGCCGAATTGCTGCGACTGCGATTAGGGGTGCTGCCGCTCTATGCGTCGCAGCGGCTGATGCCGCGGCTGGGCGAGCTGCGCCGCGCGCATCCGCAACTCCATATCGACGTCGATACCGGCGGCCGGCGCGAGGCGCGGCTGGGCGATACGCTCGATGCCGCGATCATCCTGGCGCAGGAAGTCGACCCGGCGCTGTATGCACGGCGACTCGATCGCAACCGCGTCTATGTGATCGGCGCCAAGGCGCTGGTCGAGGGGGCGAACCCGATCACGACGCCCGAGCAACTCGGCGGGCTGACGGCGTTGGTGCATCGCGACATGCCCGACACCTTCGTCGAATGGCGACGATCGGCGGGATTGCCCGCGCTCGAGCCGCTCGCGGTCGACCATTTCGATTCGGGGCCGCTGATGCTCGAGGCGGCGGCGCAGGGGCTCGGCGTCGCGTTCATGCTCGAGATGCATTACGAAGGCGCGCGCGATCCGCGACTGGTGCGGTTGTTCGAGCCGGTGGCGAGCGACTACAGCTATTGGTTCGTGTGCCGCCCGCGCGCGCTCACGACGCGCCCGGTGAAGATCTTCCACGACTGGCTGGTCGAGGTGATGGGGCCCGAGCCCGGCATCTGA
- a CDS encoding peptidylprolyl isomerase — protein MSDTPATLTLTLDGGDVTIRLRPDLAPNHVERITTLAKRGFYDGVVFHRVIDGFMAQGGDPTGTGTSGSDLPDVAAEFSREPHKRGVCSMARTMNPNSANSQFFICLDDATFLDGQYTVWGEVTEGMEHVDALPKGEPPRAPGKIVKATVA, from the coding sequence ATGTCCGATACCCCAGCCACGCTGACGCTGACCCTCGACGGCGGCGACGTCACGATCCGCCTTCGCCCCGATCTCGCGCCCAACCATGTCGAGCGCATCACCACGCTCGCCAAGCGCGGCTTCTATGACGGCGTCGTCTTTCACCGCGTGATCGACGGCTTCATGGCGCAGGGCGGCGATCCCACCGGCACCGGCACCAGCGGTTCGGACCTGCCCGACGTCGCCGCCGAATTCAGCCGCGAGCCGCACAAGCGCGGCGTATGCTCGATGGCGCGCACGATGAACCCGAACAGCGCGAACAGCCAGTTCTTCATCTGCCTCGACGACGCGACCTTCCTCGATGGCCAGTACACCGTCTGGGGCGAAGTGACCGAGGGCATGGAGCATGTCGACGCGCTGCCCAAGGGCGAGCCGCCGCGCGCACCCGGCAAGATCGTCAAGGCGACCGTCGCCTAA
- the mgtE gene encoding magnesium transporter: MSEAELPDIDEARETGLDEDDRLKPAFVRAILDAVEAGDNEGANALVEPLHAADIADLIEIAPADMRASLAAAISERIDGDVLAEMNDWVRDALVDALNPRQLADIAGELDTDDAVAIIEDLDEEDQRAVLRALDPDDRAAIEEALSYPEESAGRLMQRELIAVPEHWTVGDVLDYLRADDQLTTDFWEIFVVDPAHRPVGTCNLSWVLRTPRVVSMTDVMKREQTLIPVDMDQEEVALRFQKYALISAAVVDPSGRLVGVVTVDDIVHIISQEAGEDALLMSGAGDGDINEPIRDSYQARVRWLIANLFTAMLASGIIAAFGGAIEQMVALAVLMPIVASIGGNAGTQAMAVAVRALATNQLTKSNTLRTVRREILVALMNGLTIAVLLGTGAALLYASPMLGMVIASAILLNILVAGLAGVLVPVVLERLEQDPAVASSVFVTMVTDSMGFLAFLGLAVLSGLVTMG, translated from the coding sequence ATGAGCGAGGCCGAGCTTCCCGACATCGACGAGGCACGCGAGACCGGGCTCGACGAGGACGACCGGCTCAAGCCCGCATTCGTCCGCGCGATCCTCGACGCGGTCGAAGCCGGCGACAACGAGGGCGCCAACGCGCTGGTCGAGCCGCTCCACGCCGCCGACATCGCCGATCTGATCGAGATCGCGCCCGCCGACATGCGTGCATCGCTGGCGGCGGCGATTTCGGAACGAATCGACGGCGACGTGCTCGCCGAGATGAACGACTGGGTGCGCGACGCGCTGGTCGATGCGCTCAACCCGCGCCAGCTCGCCGACATCGCGGGCGAGCTCGACACCGACGACGCGGTCGCGATCATCGAGGACCTCGACGAGGAAGACCAGCGCGCGGTGCTGCGCGCGCTCGACCCCGACGATCGCGCGGCGATCGAGGAGGCGCTGTCCTACCCCGAGGAATCGGCGGGCCGGCTGATGCAGCGCGAGCTGATCGCGGTGCCCGAACATTGGACCGTCGGCGACGTGCTCGATTATCTGCGTGCCGACGATCAGCTGACCACCGATTTCTGGGAAATCTTCGTCGTCGATCCCGCGCATCGGCCGGTCGGCACCTGCAATTTGTCGTGGGTGCTGCGCACCCCGCGCGTTGTGTCGATGACCGACGTCATGAAGCGCGAACAGACGCTGATCCCGGTCGACATGGACCAGGAAGAGGTCGCGCTCCGCTTCCAGAAATATGCGCTGATCTCGGCGGCGGTCGTCGATCCCAGCGGGCGGCTGGTCGGGGTGGTGACGGTCGACGACATCGTCCACATCATCAGCCAGGAAGCGGGCGAGGACGCGCTGCTGATGTCGGGCGCGGGCGATGGCGACATCAACGAGCCGATCCGCGACAGTTATCAAGCGCGGGTGCGCTGGCTGATCGCGAATTTGTTCACCGCAATGCTGGCGTCGGGGATCATCGCGGCGTTTGGCGGGGCTATCGAGCAGATGGTGGCCTTGGCGGTGTTGATGCCGATCGTCGCGTCGATCGGCGGCAATGCGGGTACGCAGGCGATGGCGGTCGCGGTGCGCGCGCTGGCGACCAACCAGCTGACCAAATCAAACACGCTGCGCACCGTCCGCCGCGAGATTTTGGTCGCGCTGATGAACGGGCTGACGATCGCGGTGCTGCTGGGGACCGGTGCGGCGTTGCTGTACGCCAGCCCGATGCTGGGGATGGTGATCGCGTCGGCGATCCTGCTCAACATCCTGGTCGCGGGGCTGGCCGGCGTGCTGGTGCCGGTGGTGCTCGAACGGCTCGAGCAGGATCCGGCGGTGGCAAGCTCGGTCTTCGTGACGATGGTCACCGATTCGATGGGGTTCCTGGCGTTTCTTGGACTCGCCGTTCTCAGCGGCTTGGTGACGATGGGTTGA
- a CDS encoding DUF1489 family protein: MPLHLTKVAFAAESVEHLRARLAVRAEAGPVFLTTRYLPKRHAEVAGQGSLFWILKHQLVARSPILGFGEAEGGRVAILIDPALVLVEARPKRAHQGWRYLEDADAPRDLGEGGAAIAAMPSAMIGELHALALL; encoded by the coding sequence ATGCCGTTGCATCTGACCAAGGTCGCCTTCGCCGCCGAGAGCGTCGAGCATCTGCGCGCGCGCCTAGCGGTGCGTGCCGAGGCGGGGCCGGTGTTCCTGACCACGCGCTATCTGCCCAAGCGGCATGCCGAGGTGGCGGGGCAGGGGTCGCTGTTCTGGATCCTGAAGCACCAATTGGTCGCGCGATCGCCGATTCTGGGCTTTGGCGAGGCCGAGGGCGGGCGCGTGGCGATCCTGATCGATCCCGCGTTGGTGCTGGTCGAGGCGCGGCCCAAGCGCGCGCACCAGGGCTGGCGCTATCTCGAGGATGCCGACGCGCCGCGCGACCTGGGCGAGGGCGGCGCGGCGATCGCGGCGATGCCGTCGGCGATGATCGGCGAATTGCACGCCTTAGCCTTGCTGTGA
- the dinB gene encoding DNA polymerase IV, whose translation MTAAAPGVRKIIHIDMDAFYASVEQRDFPELRGKPVAVGGSRARGVVAAASYEARKFGVRSAMPSVTAAKRCPDLVFVSPRFDVYSAVSRQIRAIFAEFTPLIEPLSLDEAYLDVSADLAGIGSARDTAAAIRARIAAETGLTASAGVSYNKFIAKLASDQNKPDGLCVIPPGHGAAFVGSLPVRRFHGVGPVTAAKMERMGILTGADLAGLTIDEMRRAFGSFAEYLYAAARGEDHRPVRVNRESKSIGAERTFEHDLSDWESLIAGLERVADAAWVRIERHQARGRRVTLKLRYNDFRTITRARTLAAGVGDRAAFGAAGDLLLRALYPVEMPVRLLGLTLSALGEERGEDVQPGLPLG comes from the coding sequence GTGACCGCCGCCGCGCCCGGCGTGCGCAAGATCATCCATATCGACATGGATGCCTTTTATGCCTCGGTCGAGCAGCGCGACTTTCCCGAATTGCGCGGCAAGCCGGTGGCGGTGGGGGGATCGCGCGCGCGCGGCGTGGTGGCGGCGGCGAGCTACGAGGCGCGCAAATTCGGCGTGCGATCGGCGATGCCCTCGGTCACCGCGGCCAAGCGCTGCCCCGATCTGGTGTTCGTCTCGCCGCGCTTCGACGTCTACAGCGCGGTGTCGCGGCAGATTCGCGCGATCTTTGCAGAGTTCACCCCGCTGATCGAACCGCTGTCGCTCGACGAGGCGTATCTCGACGTCAGCGCCGACCTCGCGGGGATCGGCTCGGCGCGCGATACCGCCGCCGCCATCCGCGCGCGGATCGCCGCCGAGACCGGGCTGACCGCGTCGGCGGGGGTGTCGTACAACAAGTTCATCGCCAAGCTCGCCTCGGACCAGAACAAGCCCGACGGGCTGTGCGTGATCCCGCCGGGGCATGGCGCGGCGTTCGTTGGCAGCCTGCCGGTGCGGCGCTTCCATGGCGTCGGGCCGGTGACCGCGGCGAAGATGGAGCGGATGGGGATCCTCACCGGTGCCGATCTGGCCGGGCTGACGATCGACGAGATGCGGCGCGCTTTCGGCAGCTTCGCCGAATATCTGTACGCGGCGGCGCGCGGCGAGGATCATCGCCCGGTACGGGTGAATCGAGAATCGAAGTCGATCGGTGCCGAGCGGACCTTCGAGCATGACCTGTCCGATTGGGAGTCGCTGATAGCGGGGCTCGAGCGGGTGGCCGATGCCGCATGGGTGCGGATCGAGCGGCACCAGGCGCGCGGGCGGCGGGTAACGCTGAAGCTTCGGTACAATGATTTCCGCACGATCACGCGGGCGCGGACACTGGCGGCGGGGGTGGGCGACCGCGCGGCGTTCGGCGCGGCGGGCGATCTGTTGCTGCGCGCGCTGTATCCGGTCGAGATGCCGGTGCGGTTGCTGGGGCTGACGCTGTCGGCGCTGGGGGAGGAGCGTGGGGAGGACGTGCAGCCGGGGTTGCCGCTTGGGTAG
- a CDS encoding CsbD family protein: MNENIVEGTGRDIGGSLKQAAGDVLGRNDLKAEGSADKLGGKTQKAAGHAQAAVEELAGPVVDFVRRQPLLSLGIAGVLGYLLLSGGRRN, translated from the coding sequence ATGAATGAGAACATCGTCGAAGGCACCGGCCGTGATATCGGCGGCTCGCTCAAGCAGGCAGCGGGCGACGTGCTCGGTCGCAACGATCTGAAGGCTGAGGGTTCGGCGGACAAGCTCGGCGGCAAGACGCAAAAGGCCGCCGGCCATGCCCAGGCCGCGGTCGAGGAACTCGCCGGCCCGGTGGTCGATTTCGTCCGCCGCCAGCCCTTGCTGTCACTCGGTATTGCCGGCGTGCTCGGCTATCTGCTGCTCTCGGGCGGCCGCCGCAACTGA
- the msrA gene encoding peptide-methionine (S)-S-oxide reductase MsrA — protein MLKPILIAAAIATTALVTLPVAGHAERAVPIPAPAIDVPATKGQAVAVFAGGCFWGLEAVFEQMKGVRQVVNGYAGGTRDTANYAAVSTERTGHAEAVRIVYDPAQVSYGTLLRVYFSVAHDPTQLNRQGPDTGPSYRSAIFPQTPQQKLVAQRYVAQLGKTKAWGKPIVTRIEGGGFFPAEAYHQDFYRKNPNHPYIVRWDKPKVAAFRAGFPQLVRS, from the coding sequence ATGCTCAAGCCGATCCTGATCGCCGCCGCGATCGCCACTACCGCCCTCGTGACGCTGCCCGTCGCCGGCCATGCCGAGCGCGCCGTCCCGATCCCCGCCCCCGCGATCGACGTTCCCGCCACCAAGGGCCAGGCGGTGGCGGTGTTCGCCGGCGGCTGCTTTTGGGGGCTCGAGGCGGTGTTCGAACAGATGAAAGGCGTGCGCCAGGTCGTCAACGGCTATGCCGGCGGCACCCGCGACACCGCGAACTATGCCGCGGTCAGCACCGAACGGACCGGTCACGCCGAAGCGGTGCGGATCGTGTACGACCCCGCCCAGGTGAGCTACGGCACCCTGCTGCGCGTCTATTTCTCGGTCGCGCACGATCCGACCCAGCTCAACCGCCAAGGACCCGACACCGGCCCCAGCTATCGCTCGGCGATCTTCCCCCAGACCCCGCAGCAGAAACTGGTGGCGCAGCGCTATGTCGCGCAGCTCGGCAAGACCAAGGCGTGGGGCAAGCCGATCGTGACGCGGATCGAAGGCGGCGGCTTCTTCCCCGCCGAGGCCTATCACCAGGATTTCTACCGCAAGAACCCCAACCATCCGTACATCGTGCGGTGGGACAAGCCCAAGGTCGCGGCATTCCGCGCCGGTTTCCCCCAGCTGGTGCGCAGCTGA